Proteins encoded in a region of the Zea mays cultivar B73 chromosome 4, Zm-B73-REFERENCE-NAM-5.0, whole genome shotgun sequence genome:
- the LOC100285792 gene encoding uncharacterized protein LOC100285792 yields the protein MLRRSLPEAGSFFRRLLGRVSNEGGLAAGSSASVRHFVEQLVGGTAPISRVPSALAVASAERGTGGSNGASLTVHFLRHSCGLEEADAAKAAERVHLRSTKNAHAVVALLRDTLGMPPASVARLVSAYPAVLSSVTLGAKLNFYLRELGLSSAELRRFLLASPHRFLLAGIETRLRPNLSLLKDLLGTEENVLAAVKQSMELIYDNLEIVLLPKLQVLREHGVTEEVLVKLLTTHPRALVHRSTRFDEGLTAMKDLGVSPKSGAFPYAFGVFARMYQSKWDRRVENYVSLGWTEEQVRRAFVRHPYFMTVSEDKVKKRMQFIAEKLGWNPDVLSSYPTILSFSHEKRVLPRYRVLHILASRGVIKKGIRMSHLTMPEKKFKERYVDKHQEEIPQVLEAYGARTEA from the coding sequence ATGCTCCGCCGCAGCCTCCCCGAGGCCGGGTCCTTCTTCCGCCGGCTCCTTGGCCGCGTCTCGAACGAGGGCGGGCTTGCTGCCGGCTCCTCCGCGTCTGTCCGACATTTCGTCGAACAGCTTGTAGGCGGCACGGCCCCGATCTCCCGCGTCCCCTCCGCCCTCGCCGTCGCCTCCGCGGAGCGTGGGACCGGAGGAAGCAACGGCGCTTCCTTGACGGTCCACTTCCTTCGCCACTCCTGCGGCCTCGAAGAAGCCGACGCCGCGAAGGCGGCCGAGCGcgtgcacctccgctccaccaagaACGCGCACGCCGTGGTCGCGCTCCTCCGCGACACGCTCGGCATGCCCCCCGCCTCCGTCGCGCGTCTCGTCTCCGCGTACCCCGCGGTCCTTTCCTCGGTCACACTCGGCGCTAAGTTGAACTTCTACCTCCGCGAGCTCGGCCTCTCCTCCGCCGAGTTGCGCCGCTTCCTCCTCGCGAGCCCCCACCGCTTCCTCCTCGCGGGGATCGAGACTCGCCTGCGCCCCAACCTCAGCCTCCTCAAGGACCTTCTCGGCACCGAAGAGAACGTGCTCGCCGCCGTCAAGCAGTCCATGGAGCTCATCTACGACAACCTCGAGATCGTCCTGCTTCCCAAGCTCCAGGTGCTCCGCGAACACGGCGTCACTGAGGAGGTTCTCGTCAAGCTCCTCACCACCCACCCCAGGGCTCTTGTGCACAGGTCTACCCGCTTTGATGAGGGCTTGACCGCCATGAAGGACCTCGGGGTGAGTCCAAAGTCTGGCGCCTTCCCCTACGCCTTTGGGGTGTTCGCCAGAATGTACCAGTCCAAATGGGATCGCAGGGTGGAGAATTATGTCAGTCTGGGGTGGACCGAGGAGCAGGTCAGGCGGGCATTTGTCAGGCACCCCTACTTCATGACGGTGTCCGAGGACAAGGTCAAGAAACGCATGCAGTTCATTGCTGAAAAGCTTGGCTGGAACCCTGATGTTCTGTCGTCGTACCCGACTATTCTTTCCTTCAGCCACGAGAAGCGGGTACTGCCGAGGTACAGGGTGCTTCATATACTGGCGTCCCGTGGTGTCATCAAAAAAGGCATCAGGATGAGCCATCTGACAATGCCGGAAAAGAAGTTCAAGGAAAGGTACGTTGATAAGCACCAGGAAGAGATTCCTCAAGTACTGGAAGCTTATGGAGCAAGAACAGAGGCATGA